The region GCCGCCGACCGACTGCCCCGGGGCGCCCGCCTGCGGCGCGCCGACGGCCGCCGATGCGGACTGCGCGCCCGCCGGATGCAGCGCAACGGGCAGCGGATCCGACTGGTCGGCGTTCATCCGATCGGCGGACAAGCCGCCCGACGGATCGAAGCGGCCGATCCACACGCCCGTGATGTTCGTGCCGTCGTCCGATTCCTCGATCTCGAGCGTGTCGCCGTCGCGATCGCCCGCGAGCAAGATGACGGCGCCCGTGTCGAGATACTGGCATTCGCCGTGCACGCCCGGTTCGTCCGTCTTCGGCCCGAGGCGCACGACGACCGGCCGGCCGCCGACCGTCCCTTCATAGCGCGGCAGCCGCGCGTACGCCGGATTCGGCTTGAGCGGCACAGCGGGCGGCGGCGCATCCGCCTGCGCGGTGGCAGCGGCAGGCGCCGCGTCGGCCGCGCCCGGAGCCGCCGCCGCGCGCGCAGCGGAGGACTACGCGAACGCGAGCCCCGCCGCCGTCGCCAGCGCGGCGGCGAGCGCCGCGCCGCGGATTGCGGTGATCAGCTTCAACTGCGCGGCCCTCCCGTCACAGACGCTCGAACACCGCGGCAATGCCCTGCCCGCCGCCGATGCACATCGTGACGAGCGCGTAGCGCCCGCCGATCCGCTGCAGCTCGTACAGCGCCTTCACGGTGATGAGCGCGCCCGTCGCGCCGATCGGATGGCCGAGCGAGATGCCCGAGCCGTTCGGGTTGACCTTCGCCGGATCGAGACCGAGCGCGTTCGACACCGCGCACGCCTGCGCGGCGAACGCCTCGTTCGCCTCGATCACGTCGAGATCGGCGACGGTGATGCCCGCGCGCTCGAGCGCCTTCTTCGTCGCGGGCACGGGGCCGATGCCCATGTATGCCGGATCGACGCCCGCGTGCGCATACGAGACGAGGCGCGCGAGCGGCTTCGCGCCGCGCTTGTCGGCGACGCCGCGCTCCATCAGCACCACCGCGGCGGCCGCATCGTTGATGCCCGACGCGTTGCCCGCCGTCACCGTGCCGTTCTCCTTGGCGAACACGGGCTTGAGCTTCGTGAAGTCGTCGAGCGACGCGTCGTGGCGCACGTGCTCGTCGGCGTCGAACACGACCGTGCCCTTGCGCGACGCGATCTCGATCGGCAGGATCTGATCCTTGAAATAGCCGGATTTCGTCGCATGCGACGCGCGCCGGTGGGATTCGAGCGCGAGCGCGTCCTGCGCGTCGCGCGTGATCCCGTACTTCGCCGCGACGTTCTCGGCCGTCACGCCCATGTGAATCGACTGGAACGGATCGTTGAGCGCGCCGATCATCATGTCGACGAGCTTCGCATCGCCCATGCGCTGGCCGAAGCGCGCGGCCGGCACCGAGTACGGCGCGCGGCTCATGTTCTCCGCGCCGCCCGCGACCGCGATGTCCGCGTCGCCGAGCAGCACGTTCTGCGCGGCCGACACGATCGCCTGCAGGCCGGAGCCGCAGAGACGGTTGACCGTCAGCGCGGGCGCGTGCTGCGCGACGCCGCCGTTGATCGCCGCGACGCGCGCGAGATACATGTCCTTCGGCTCCGTGTGCACGACATTGCCGAACACGACGTGGCCGACCTCGTCGCCCGACACCTGCGCGCGCGACAGCACCTCGCGCACGACCCGCGCGCCGAGCTCGGTCGGCGCGAAGTCCTTCAGGCTGCCGCCGAAATCGCCGATCGCCGTGCGTACGCCGCTCACCACCACTACTTCGCGTTGCATCGTTGCCTCCCTCTCTTCTCTTGATGAAAACCGATGGAGCGCGCGGTCGCGGCCGCGCACGTCATGCATTCGGATCGCGCGCCGCGCGCGCGGGCTCACGCGCCCAATAGCCGCTCGACCGCGTCGCGCGACGGGATCGGCGCGACCGCGCCGAACCCTTGCGTCGATAGCGCGGCCGCCGCGTTCGCATAGCGTGCGGCCGAGAACGGATCATCGCCCGCGGCGAGCCGCGCGACGAACGCACCGCCGAAGCAGTCGCCCGCGCCCGTCGCGTCGAGCGCGTCGACGACGAAGCCGGGCACGACGCGCCGCTCGCCGGGCGTCGCGACATACGCGCCCTCGCGGCCGAGCTTCAGCGCGACGACGCGCGGCCCCAAGGCGAGCAGCGCATCGACGATCGCATCGCGCTCGTCGAGCCCGGTGAGCGCCGTCACGTCATCCCAGCTCGGCAGGCAGACATCGGTATGGCGCAGCGCCTCCGTCATCACCGCCCGCGCGCGCGGCAGCGGCCAGAGCTTGAGCCGCAGGTTCGTGTCGAAGCTCACGCGCGCGCCGTTCGCGCGCGCATGCGCGATCGCGGCGAACGCCGCATCGCACGCGCTCGTGCTGATCGCGAGGCTCACGCCCGACAGATGGACGAAGCGCGCGGCCGCGAGCGCATCGAGCGGCAGATCGCGGATCGCGTAGCAGCTCGCGGCCGAGCCCGCGCGCAGATAGTCGAACGCGTGACCGTGCTCGCCGTGCGACACGAAGTAGACGCCCGTCGGCGCGCCGTCGTCGACCCGCACATACGACGTGTCGACGCGCTCGCCGCGCCACAGATCGAGCAGCAGCCGCCCGAAATGATCGCCGCCGACCGCGGACACGAAACCGGCGCGCGCGCCTTGCCGCGCGGCGGCGATGCAGAAGTTCGACGTATCGCCGCCGAAGCCCTGCAGATAATTCGGCTCGCCCAGCCGCGCCTGGTTGAATTCGACCATCGCCTCGCCGAGCGCGAGCACGTCCGGAAACGTCGCCGGCATCGTCAGACCTCGCCCCACAGATCGTGGCCGTCGGCGCCCGTGATCTTCACGGACACGAACTCGCCGACCTTGTAGCGCTTCGACGCCTTGGCCGCCGGCTCGACATAGACGACGCCGTCGATCTCGGGCGCATCGGCCGCGGTGCGGCCGATGCCGCCTTCCGCGTTGACCTCGTCGATCAACACCTTGAGCGTCTTGCCGATCTTGCGCGCGATGCGCGCGGCGGACACCTCCTCGGCGACTTCCATGAAGCGCGCGCGGCGTGCCTCGCGCACGTCGTCGGGCAGCGCGCCGTCGAGCGCGTTCGCGCTCGCGCCCTCGACCGGAGAATACGCGAAGCAGCCGACGCGATCGAGCTCGGCCTCGCGGATGAAATCGAGGAGTGTCTCGAATTGCGCGTCGGTCTCGCCCGGAAAGCCGGCAATGAACGTGCTGCGAATCGTCAGATCCGGGCAGATCTCGCGCCACTTCTGCACGCGCTCGAGCACCCGCTCCGCGTTCGCCAGGCGCTTCATTCGCTTGAGCACCTCCGGATGCGCGTGCTGGAACGGCACGTCGAGATACGGCAGCACATGGCCCTTGAGCGGGCCTTGCGCCATCATCGGAATGATCTCGTCGACGTGCGGATACGGATACACGTAGTGCAGGCGCACCCACGCGCCGTACTGCGCGGCGAGCTCACCGAGCGCGCCGACGAGCTCGGTCATCCGCGTCTTGAGCGGCCGGCCGTTCCAGAAGCCCGTGCGGTACTTGACGTCGACGCCGTACGCGCTCGTGTCCTGCGAGATCACGAGCAGCTCCTTCACGCCGGACTTGAAGAGATTCTCGGCTTCGAGCATCACCTCGGCAACGGGCCGCGACACGAGCTCGCCGCGCATCGACGGGATGATGCAGAACGAGCAGCGGTGATTGCAGCCTTCGGAGATCTTCAGATACGCGTAGTGACGCGGCGTGAGCTTGATGCCCGCGGCCGGCACGAGGTCGACGAACGGATCGTGCGGCTTCGGCAGATGGCTGTGCACCGCCTGCATCACTTCGCCGACCGCATGCGGGCCCGTGACGGCGAGCACCTTCGGATGCACTTCCGCGATGAGGCCGGAGCCGCTCGCGCTCTTCTTCGCGCCGAGGCAGCCGGTGACGATCACCTTGCCGTTTTCGGCGAGCGCTTCGCCGATCGCGTCGAGGCTTTCCTGCACCGCCTCGTCGATGAAGCCGCAAGTGTTGACGACGACGAGATCCGCGCCGTCATAGGTGCCGGAGATTTCGTAGCCTTCGGCGCGCAGTTGCGTGATGATCTGCTCGGAGTCGACGAGGGCCTTCGGGCACCCGAGCGAAACCATACCCACCTTGGGCGCGGCGAGCGGCTTACCGCTTGATTTCAATGAATTTTCCAACTATGGCTTCCATGCATGAGGGGACGGCGTCCGCGGGCGGCACACCTTGGGTTTGCCGGCATTTTACCCTCCGCGCGGCGGCGTTTCTCCGAGGGTGCGCATCGGGCGCGAGAACGCCGCGCTGTGCGTGGCGATCGTCCGTTTGCGCGCCCGACGACAATCCCCGCGAGCCCGACCGCTCCAGGTCGCTCGCGCCCATCGCGCACACGCACGGCCCGCGCGACCGCTCCGCCGCGCGTCGGCCACGCTGCGCCGAGCACGCCGCGGCCGGCGCATTCGGCGCATCGGCACACATGCGCCGGGGTCGAAACGGCCATCGGCCGTGTCCATCGGCGGCCTCGGCGCGGCCCCAAAAAGAAACGGCGCCCGCAGGACGCCGTTCATTGCATGCGGCCGCAATGTCCGCCCGATGACGCGCGGCAAGCCGCCACTCGCCCGCAGGCGCGCGCCGAGCGTAGCCGAGGCCGCCCGGGCCGAGCCGCAATCCGAAGCTCGCGGCACGACGACTCGCGCGGCATCGCAACGCGGCCGGGTCGCGCCGCGGCCGTTGCGTAGCGAAAGCCGCCGTGCCTACTTCTTCTCCGGCTCGCTGCCCGGCGGTGTCGCCGGCTTGAACGGGAACGAACTGAACATGGTCTTCGCCTGGTTCTGCATCTGCTCCTGCATCTGCACGAACATGTTCTTCGACTGCTCGATGTAGCTCGTCATCATCCCTTGCATCATCGGCGCCTGCATGTTCATGAACTGCGACCAGACTTCCGGATTCATCGCGTTGTTCTCGTACAGGTTCTTCGACTGATCGGCGAGCTTGCTCTGGATGTCGATGAACGCCTGGATGTTCTTCTCCAGATACGTGCCCATCATGCCCTGCATCGCATGCCCGTAGAACCGGATGATCTGCGAGAGCATCGAAGACGAGAACATCGGCACGCCGCCGCTCTCCTCTTCGAGAATGATCTGCAGCAGGATGCTGCGGGTCAGGTCTTCGCTGCTCTTCGCATCGATGACCTTGAAATCCTCCTGTTCCAGCACGAGCTGCTTCACGTCGGTCAACGTAATGTAGGTGCTCGTCTCCGTATCGTACAAACGGCGGTTCGGATACTTCTTGATCAGCCGTTCGCCAGTTTTCTTTGTAGTAGTCATGTAACGCCTTTGAGCGCCTGATGCGCGCAGTGACGGCGCCCGGCGCCGCACGCGGGCGCGACCGCGCGCGGCACCGGGCGTTCCCGGAACATCCGACCCACACGGCCGGACGGCACGCGCCGCCCGGCCGCATGGCTCAGCCCATATGCAAGCCGCCGTTCAGCGAAAAATCGGCGCCCGTCGAGAACCCGGACTCTTCCGACGCGAGCCACGCGACGATCGAGCCGATCTCGTCGGGCGAGCCGAGACGGCGCACCGGAATCGTCGCGACGATCTTCTCGAGCACGTCCGGCCGAATCGCCTTCACCATGTCCGTGCCGATGTAGCCCGGCGACACCGTGTTGACCGTCACCCCCTTCGTCGCGACTTCCTGCGCGAGCGACATCGTGAAGCCGTGAATGCCCGCCTTCGCGGTCGAATAGTTGGTCTGGCCGAACTGCCCCTTCTGGCCGTTCACCGACGAGATGTTGATGATGCGCCCCCAGCCGCGCTCGACCATCCCGTCGATCACCTGCTTCGTGACGTTGAAGAGGCTCGTCAGGTTCGTGTCGATCACCGCCTGCCAATCCTCGCGGGTCATCTTGCGGAACACGACGTCGCGCGTGATGCCCGCGTTATTGACGAGCACGTCGATCTCGCCCACTTCGGCCTTCACCTTGTCGAACGCCTGCTTCGTCGAATCCCAGTCGCCGACGTTGCCTTCGGACGCGTAGAAATCGAAGCCGAGCGCCTTCTGATCCTCGAGCCATTTCACGCGGCGCGGCGAATTCGGGCCGCAGCCCGCGACCACCCTGAAGCCGTCCTTGTGCAGGCGCTGGCAGATGCTCGTGCCGATGCCGCCCATGCCGCCCGTTACGTAAGCAATTCGCTGAGACATAACCATTACTCCATTATCGTTTTGAGAAGCGCCGAGCGGCAACCTCTCCGTCGCCTGCCTGCCGATCGCCCGTTCGTCGGGCCGCGCCCGCCGGCGCGCCCCGCGCGGGTGCCTCCTGATTCGCGTTACGGACGCTCGAGCGCGAGCGCGACGCCCATCCCGCCGCCGATGCAAAGCGATGCGAGGCCGCGTTTCGCATCGCGCTTGAGCATTTCGTGCAGCAGCGTGACGAGAATCCGGCAGCCCGACGCGCCGATCGGATGGCCGATCGCGATCGCGCCGCCATTCACGTTGACCTTCGACGTATCCCAGCCCATCTGCTTGTGAACCGCGAGCGCCTGCGCGGCGAACGCCTCGTTGATCTCCATCAGGTCGAGGTCGCCCACCGACCAGCCCGCGCGCTCGAGACAGCGGCGCGACGCCGGAACGGGGCCCATGCCCATCACGCTCGGATCGACGCCCGCGTTCGCGTACGCCTTGATCCGCGCGAGCGGCTCGAGGCCGAGCGCCTCGGCCTTCTTCGCCGACATCACGAGCACCGCGGCCGCGCCGTCGTTGATGCCGGACGCGTTCGCGGCCGTCACCGTGCCTTCCTTCGCGAACGCGGGCTTCAGGCTCGCGAGCGACTCGGCCGTCACGCCGTGACGCACGAACTCGTCGGTCGCGAAACGCAGCGGCTCGCCCTTTCTCTGCGGGATCTCGATCGGCACGATCTCGTCGTCGAAGCGGCCCGCCTTCTGCGCGGCTTCCGCCTTGTTCTGCGAGAGCGCGGCGAACTGGTCCTGCGCCTCGCGCGTGATGCCGTACTCCTTCGCGACGTTCTCCGCGGTGATGCCCATGTGGTACTTGTTGTAGACGTCCCAGAGGCCATCCACGATCATGCTGTCGACGAGCTTCGCATCGCCCATCCGGAAGCCGTCGCGCGAGCCCGGCAGCACGTGGGGCGCGGCGCTCATGTTCTCCTGGCCGCCCGCGACGACGATCTCCGCATCGCCCGCGACGACCGCGTTCGCGGCAAGCATCACGGCCTTCAGGCCGGAGCCGCACACCTTGTTGATCGTCATGCCCGGCACCGCGTTCGGCAGCCCCGCCGCGATCAGCGCCTGGCGCGCCGGATTCTGGCCCGAGCCCGCCGTCAGCACCTGGCCCAGAATCACTTCGCTGACCTGCTCGGGCTTCACGCCCGCACGTTCGAGCACCGCGCGAATCACGCTCGCGCCGAGCTCCGGCGCGGCGATCTTCGCGAGCGAGCCGCCGGACTTGCCGACCGCGGTGCGCGCGGCCGATACGATCACTACGTCAGTCATTTCACTATCCTCCGGGCGCGCGCGGCACGGCGCGCCGCGAACCGCCCTGTTAAAAATCGGTCGCGACGCAAAGCGTGCTCCGCCTTGCGCCGTTCGTCAATCGCGTTGCAACACATATCGGCCGGGCGCGGGCTCGATCACCGGGAAGCGCGCGCAGCCGAGGTGCGCGCGCGGCTTCACCTTCTTGCCGCCGTACTGATCGAGCCACTCAATCCATACCGGCCACCAACTGCCAGGGTGTTCGACGGCCGCATCGAGCCAGTCGTTCGCCGATTCCGGCAGCTCCTTCGCGCTCGCGCCGTAGCTCCAGTAGCTGCGCTTGCGCTTCGCGGGCGGATTGATCACGCCTGCGATGTGGCCCGACGCGCCCAGCACGAACTTCAGCGGCCCCGTCAGCAGCGACGTCGACGCGTACGCGGTCTGCCACGGCACGATGTGATCCTCGCGCGAGCCGTAGATGAACGTCGGCACGTCGATGCGCGACAGATCGACGGGCTCGCCGCACACCGTGAGCGCATCCGGCTCGCGCAGCTTGTTTTCGAGATAGGTATTCCGCAGATACCACGCGTACATCGGGCCGGGCAGGCTCGTCGAATCGCCGTTCCAGTACAGCAGATCGAACGGCGCGGGCGTGCGGCCCTTCAGGTAGTTGTCGACGACATAGTTCCACACGAGATCGTTCGGACGCAGAAACGAAAACGTGTTCGCGAACTCGACGCCGCGCATCAAGCCCGCGGGCGCGCCGCCCTTGCCGCCGATGGTCTGCTCGCGCATCTGCACGTGCGCCTCGTCGACGAACACGTCGAGAATGCCCGTGTCGGAGAAGTCGAGCATCGAGGTGAGCAGCGTCATCGACGCGGCCGGGTGCTCGCCGCGCGCGGCGAGCACCGCGAGCGCCGTCGCAAGCATCGTGCCGCCGACGCAGAAGCCGAGCGTGTTGATCTGCTCGCGCCCGCTCACCTGCTGGACGACGTCGATCGCGGCGAGCAGGCCCTCGTCGATGTAGTCGTCCCACGTCTTGTGCGCGACCGACGCGTCGGCATTGCGCCACGACACGAGGAACACCTGATGGCCGCACGACAGCGCGTGCGCGACGAGCGAATTCTCCGGCTGCAGATCGAGGATGTAGAACTTGTTGATGCACGGCGGCACGATGAGCAGCGGCCGCTCGAAGACGGTGGCTGTCGTGGGCGTGTACTGGATCAACTGGATCAGATCGTTCTCGTAGACGACCGCGCCCGGCGTCACCGCGAGATTCTTGCCGACGACGAATTGCGATTCGTCCGTCTGCGAAATCTTGCCGCGCTGCATGTCGGCGAGCAGGTTCATCATCCCGAGACGCAGGCTCTCGCCCTGCGTCTCGACGAGATTCTTCTGCGCCTCCGGATTGAGCGCGAGGAAGTTGCTCGGCGACGCGGCGGCCGTCCACTGCTGGACCGTGAAGCGGATCCGCTCGCGCGTCTTCGGGTCGGTCTCGAGCGCGTCGGCGAGCTCCTGCAGGTAGCGCGCGTTCAGCAGATACCAGGCGGCCGCGAACCCGTGCGCGGGTGAAGCCTTCCAGGCGTCCGCGCTGAAACGCCGGTCCTTCAGCTCGGGAACGGTCGGCGTCGCGGCGCTCGCCTGCTGGATCAGCGCGAGGCAATCGCGCGAATAATCGGCCTGCAGCTTCTGCAGCCGCGCGGGCGGCACCGACGCGACGGGCGCGAGCCCCGCGAACGACGCGGCCGCGCCGGACCAATCCGGCATCGGCGGCATCGGCGGCATCGCAGGCATCGCGAACGCAAACGGCTGCGGCGGCTGGAACGCCGCGAACGGCGACGGCGACGGCGACGGTGCGTCGCCCGCGGCCGCCCGGGCCGGGTCCGCGAAGCTGCGCCACGCGCCGAGCC is a window of Burkholderia mallei ATCC 23344 DNA encoding:
- the phaC gene encoding class I poly(R)-hydroxyalkanoic acid synthase — translated: MQQLFESWLGAWRSFADPARAAAGDAPSPSPSPFAAFQPPQPFAFAMPAMPPMPPMPDWSGAAASFAGLAPVASVPPARLQKLQADYSRDCLALIQQASAATPTVPELKDRRFSADAWKASPAHGFAAAWYLLNARYLQELADALETDPKTRERIRFTVQQWTAAASPSNFLALNPEAQKNLVETQGESLRLGMMNLLADMQRGKISQTDESQFVVGKNLAVTPGAVVYENDLIQLIQYTPTTATVFERPLLIVPPCINKFYILDLQPENSLVAHALSCGHQVFLVSWRNADASVAHKTWDDYIDEGLLAAIDVVQQVSGREQINTLGFCVGGTMLATALAVLAARGEHPAASMTLLTSMLDFSDTGILDVFVDEAHVQMREQTIGGKGGAPAGLMRGVEFANTFSFLRPNDLVWNYVVDNYLKGRTPAPFDLLYWNGDSTSLPGPMYAWYLRNTYLENKLREPDALTVCGEPVDLSRIDVPTFIYGSREDHIVPWQTAYASTSLLTGPLKFVLGASGHIAGVINPPAKRKRSYWSYGASAKELPESANDWLDAAVEHPGSWWPVWIEWLDQYGGKKVKPRAHLGCARFPVIEPAPGRYVLQRD
- the bktB gene encoding beta-ketothiolase BktB — its product is MQREVVVVSGVRTAIGDFGGSLKDFAPTELGARVVREVLSRAQVSGDEVGHVVFGNVVHTEPKDMYLARVAAINGGVAQHAPALTVNRLCGSGLQAIVSAAQNVLLGDADIAVAGGAENMSRAPYSVPAARFGQRMGDAKLVDMMIGALNDPFQSIHMGVTAENVAAKYGITRDAQDALALESHRRASHATKSGYFKDQILPIEIASRKGTVVFDADEHVRHDASLDDFTKLKPVFAKENGTVTAGNASGINDAAAAVVLMERGVADKRGAKPLARLVSYAHAGVDPAYMGIGPVPATKKALERAGITVADLDVIEANEAFAAQACAVSNALGLDPAKVNPNGSGISLGHPIGATGALITVKALYELQRIGGRYALVTMCIGGGQGIAAVFERL
- a CDS encoding acetyl-CoA C-acetyltransferase → MTDVVIVSAARTAVGKSGGSLAKIAAPELGASVIRAVLERAGVKPEQVSEVILGQVLTAGSGQNPARQALIAAGLPNAVPGMTINKVCGSGLKAVMLAANAVVAGDAEIVVAGGQENMSAAPHVLPGSRDGFRMGDAKLVDSMIVDGLWDVYNKYHMGITAENVAKEYGITREAQDQFAALSQNKAEAAQKAGRFDDEIVPIEIPQRKGEPLRFATDEFVRHGVTAESLASLKPAFAKEGTVTAANASGINDGAAAVLVMSAKKAEALGLEPLARIKAYANAGVDPSVMGMGPVPASRRCLERAGWSVGDLDLMEINEAFAAQALAVHKQMGWDTSKVNVNGGAIAIGHPIGASGCRILVTLLHEMLKRDAKRGLASLCIGGGMGVALALERP
- a CDS encoding 3-ketoacyl-ACP reductase, with protein sequence MSQRIAYVTGGMGGIGTSICQRLHKDGFRVVAGCGPNSPRRVKWLEDQKALGFDFYASEGNVGDWDSTKQAFDKVKAEVGEIDVLVNNAGITRDVVFRKMTREDWQAVIDTNLTSLFNVTKQVIDGMVERGWGRIINISSVNGQKGQFGQTNYSTAKAGIHGFTMSLAQEVATKGVTVNTVSPGYIGTDMVKAIRPDVLEKIVATIPVRRLGSPDEIGSIVAWLASEESGFSTGADFSLNGGLHMG
- a CDS encoding sugar kinase is translated as MPATFPDVLALGEAMVEFNQARLGEPNYLQGFGGDTSNFCIAAARQGARAGFVSAVGGDHFGRLLLDLWRGERVDTSYVRVDDGAPTGVYFVSHGEHGHAFDYLRAGSAASCYAIRDLPLDALAAARFVHLSGVSLAISTSACDAAFAAIAHARANGARVSFDTNLRLKLWPLPRARAVMTEALRHTDVCLPSWDDVTALTGLDERDAIVDALLALGPRVVALKLGREGAYVATPGERRVVPGFVVDALDATGAGDCFGGAFVARLAAGDDPFSAARYANAAAALSTQGFGAVAPIPSRDAVERLLGA
- the rimO gene encoding 30S ribosomal protein S12 methylthiotransferase RimO yields the protein MENSLKSSGKPLAAPKVGMVSLGCPKALVDSEQIITQLRAEGYEISGTYDGADLVVVNTCGFIDEAVQESLDAIGEALAENGKVIVTGCLGAKKSASGSGLIAEVHPKVLAVTGPHAVGEVMQAVHSHLPKPHDPFVDLVPAAGIKLTPRHYAYLKISEGCNHRCSFCIIPSMRGELVSRPVAEVMLEAENLFKSGVKELLVISQDTSAYGVDVKYRTGFWNGRPLKTRMTELVGALGELAAQYGAWVRLHYVYPYPHVDEIIPMMAQGPLKGHVLPYLDVPFQHAHPEVLKRMKRLANAERVLERVQKWREICPDLTIRSTFIAGFPGETDAQFETLLDFIREAELDRVGCFAYSPVEGASANALDGALPDDVREARRARFMEVAEEVSAARIARKIGKTLKVLIDEVNAEGGIGRTAADAPEIDGVVYVEPAAKASKRYKVGEFVSVKITGADGHDLWGEV
- the phaR gene encoding polyhydroxyalkanoate synthesis repressor PhaR — encoded protein: MTTTKKTGERLIKKYPNRRLYDTETSTYITLTDVKQLVLEQEDFKVIDAKSSEDLTRSILLQIILEEESGGVPMFSSSMLSQIIRFYGHAMQGMMGTYLEKNIQAFIDIQSKLADQSKNLYENNAMNPEVWSQFMNMQAPMMQGMMTSYIEQSKNMFVQMQEQMQNQAKTMFSSFPFKPATPPGSEPEKK